The following coding sequences lie in one Lolium perenne isolate Kyuss_39 chromosome 2, Kyuss_2.0, whole genome shotgun sequence genomic window:
- the LOC127331051 gene encoding uncharacterized protein produces MGIPFQLQAQQGLQQGRAILSETKIMIKKESTPSEPAGGQPTKNTSNPLKPAMPAAAKVNAMVGNRTWFGGLFNGSGKRRQVNADKNFEMTPIQEQRLQKLKDRLNIPYDETRPDHLESLKTLWKVSFPDTKLTGLVSEQWKDMGWQGSNPATDFRGSGFVSLENLLFFSRRYPAAFQRLLLKTQGLRATWEYPFAVAGVNISHMLIQLLELNSARPKYLPGINFVRMLSEHEEAFDILYCIAFEMMDAQWLAMRASYMQFNDVLEATKAQLERELSLEDLHRIQDLPAYNLLFK; encoded by the exons ATGGGAATCCCGTTCCAGCTCCAAGCCCAACAG GGATTGCAGCAAGGGAGAGCCATACTATCAGAAACTAAAATAATGATTAAA AAGGAATCTACTCCATCTGAACCTGCCGGGGGGCAGCCCACCAAAAACACATCCAATCCGTTGAAGCCAGCCATGCCTGCAGCTGCCAAGG TGAATGCTATGGTTGGTAATAGAACGTGGTTTGGAGGGCTTTTCAATGGCTCGGGTAAAAGGCGACAAGTCAATGCAGACAAGAACTTTGAAATGACCCCGATTCAG GAacaaaggttgcaaaagttgaagGACAGGCTAAACATACCTTATGACGAAACTCGACCGGATCATCTG GAATCGCTTAAAACTCTTTGGAAAGTTTCCTTTCCCGATACAAAGCTCACTGGCTTAGTTTCAGAACAGTGGAAAGATATGGGGTGGCAGGGCTCAAATCCAGCGACTGACTTCAG GGGCAGTGGATTTGTCTCGCTTGAGAATCTTTTATTTTTCTCCAGAAGATACCCG GCTGCTTTCCAGAGGTTGTTACTGAAAACACAAGGTTTGCGGGCCACATGGGAATACCCCTTTGCCGTCGCAGGCGTTAACATTTCACACATGTTGATTCAACTGTTGGAGCTTAATTCAG CTCGGCCGAAATATCTGCCGGGGATTAACTTCGTCAGAATGCTCTCAG AGCACGAAGAAGCGTTCGACATCCTCTACTGTATAGCTTTCGAGATGATGGATGCTCAGTGGCTAGCGATGCGTGCCTCCTACATGCAGTTCAAT GATGTGCTAGAAGCAACCAAGGCCCAGCTGGAGAGGGAGCTATCTCTGGAGGATCTCCACCGGATCCAGGACCTGCCAGCTTACAACCTTTTGTTTAAATAG